DNA sequence from the Pseudoduganella plicata genome:
CGTCGGCGTCAGCAGCCCTGCCGCCGGCGTCGCCGAGCTGCATCGGATGTCGATGCAGGACAACCGCATGACGATGGCACCCGTCGAGGCCATCGACCTGCCGGCGGGCAAGACCGTCGCGCTGGCGTCCGGCGGCTACCACATCATGCTGATGGGACTGACGCGCCAGCTGAAGGAAGGCGAGACCATTCCCGTCACCCTGGTCGTCGAGGGCAAGGACAGGAAGCGCGAGAAGGTGGAGGTGCAGGTGCCCGTGCGGCCCCTGACCTACAGCCCGCCAGCCGCTCACTGACGGGGTTCCCATGCAGACGAAACGAACGATTGCCGCGACGCCGGCAAGGACGGCGCTCGCCCTGGCTGCGCTGGCACTGGCAGGAACCGCCGCCGCGCAGACGATGGACGTGGTGACGATCCAGGGCGGGCGACCCACGTCGCTGCCCGCGCAGATTCCGACGACCATCGAAGGCATCACGGCTCGGCAGATCGAGGAACGCATCAATGCCTTCGACAGCGAGGACGCGCTGAAATACTTCCCCAGCCTGAACGTGCGCAAGCGCTTCACCGGCGACTACGATCACGCGGTGCTGGCCAGCCGCGCGTCCGGCACGGGCAACAGCGCCCGCTCGCTGGTCTATGCGGACGGCATCCTGCTGTCCAACCTGCTGGGCAATGGCGCCACCTACACGCCGCGCTGGGGCATGGTGACGCCCGAGGAAATCGAACGGGTGGACGTGCTGTATGGCCCGTTTTCGGCGGCCTATCCGGGTAACTCGGTGGGCGCCGTGGTCGACTACCAGACGCGCATGCCGAAAAAGCTGGAAGGCCACGTACGCATCGCCGGCTTTGCGCAGCGTTTCGAGCAATACGCGACGAAGGACAATTACTACGGCCGCCAGGGCAGCGCCTCGCTGGGCGACCGCGTCGGCGCGTTCGCATGGTGGATCGACGTGGCCCGGCTGGACAGCAACGGCCAGCCGGTCGGCTTTGCCAACAAGCTGGCCGCAAGCGGCACGACGGCTGGTGCGGCGACTGCGGTCACCGGCGCGGTCCCGGGGCGCAATGCGTCCGACCGCGACTGGTTCATTCTGGGCGCCACCAACCAGGTGCACACGGTGCAGGACCACGCCAAGGTCAAGCTGGCGTACGACGTGTCGCCCGTGCTGCGCGCGAGCTACACGCTGGGCTGGTGGCGCAACGATGCCGAGCGGCGCAGCGCATCGTATCTGCGCGATGCCGCTGGCAACCCCGTCACCAGCGGCTCCGTCGCCATCGGCGGCGGCCGCTATACGCTGCTGCCATCGGACTTCGCTCCCGCACGGGGCGAGCTGGAACACCTGATGCACGGGCTGTCGCTGAAGCGCCATGCGAAGGACGTGTTCGACTGGGAGCTCGCCTACAGCCGCTACGACTACCGCAAGGACCTGGCGCGGGTGCCGACGATCTTCGCCGCCACGCCCGACAGTCCCGGTGCGGGCAACGTCACGGACATGCACGGCAGCGGCTGGAACACGGCGGCGCTGAAGGGCACGTGGCGGCCGGACAGCGCGCACGTCGTGGATATGGGCGTGCAGCGCGATGCGGCGCGGCTGCGCACGCGCGTCGTCAACAGCCCCGACTGGATCGCCGGCACGGCCGGGCGGCCCGTCTCCACGTTCAACGGCGAGACGCGGCTGGAAAGCGTGTACCTGCAGGACACGTGGCGCATCGACGAACGGTGGAAGGCGACCTTGGGCGCCCGGCTGGAGCGCTGGCGCGCGTTCGGCGGCGAGATGGCGGCGGCCGGCGGGGGACTGCTGCCGTTCGCGGCGCGCAGCGAGACGAGCTGGTCGCCCAAGGCCGCGCTGGCATGGCGGGCGGACGATGCGTGGACACTGAAGGCGTCGGCCGGGCGGGCGATCCGCAATCCGACGGCGGCGGAACTGTTCCAGGGCTCCATTGTCGACGAACGCATTGTCAACACGGACCCGAACCTGCGCGCGGAACGCTCGTGGACGGGCGAGCTGACGGCCGAGCGCATGACGGACGCCGGCAGCCTGCGCGCCACGCTGTTCCGCGAAACGACGCGCGACGCGCTGTATTCGCAGCCGCTGACGGCCACCGTCAGCACGGTGCAGAACGTGGGCCGCATCCGCACGACGGGCCTGGAACTGGCGCAGCAGGCGGGCGACGTCTGGCTGCGCGGGCTGTCGATCAGCAGTTCCCTGACCTATGCCGATTCGCGCATCGTGGCGAACGACGCTTTCCCCGCCTCGGTCGGGAAGCGCCAGCCGCGGGTGCCGCGCTGGCGCGCCAACGCGCTGGCGTCGTACGCCATGAGTGACCGCTGGACGGGAACCCTGGGCGTGCGCTACAGCGGCCGCCAGTACGGCACCCTGGACAACAGCGATCCGAACGGCCTGACGTATATGGGTGTGTCGGACTACCTGGTGGCGGACGCGCGGCTGCGCTACCGCTTCGACGCGCACTGGAGCGGCGCGCTCGGCATCGACAACCTGAACGGCGAGAAGTACTGGGCCTTCCACCCGTACACGCAGCGCACGCTGGTGGCCGAGCTGAAGTTCGACCTGTAGCGGGGGCGACGTACGCGCCTTGATGCCGGGCGTTCCAGGCTCCGGGTTGGGGCAGCAGATGGAAGCGTCGTTCGCGGCTGTGGCGCCGGGGGCTGCCTCCGGTAAGTGGGTGCCTTCGATGCGTCCGCCGGCGCGGTAAGGGAACTGACTCCGGTTTTGGGACGGCATCGAAACGCTTGATGGAAACGGGGTCACTCCCCTCGTGAGGCTGACAACCGGGGGGCGTCACTTACCGGGGAACGACCTTGGCATTACCGGGCAAAAGGACAGGCCCGCAACGGCGCAAGCGCTGCTGCGCGACCTGGGAAAGGTGGCGAGGTGCTGCTAGCGCGCGTCGCCCAGGCGCCGCACGGTACCGGAGCCGGTCACCGCACGGCTCAACTGCGGGTCGCCGTAGTAGGCGATGTTGCCGGAGCCGGTAATGGCGGCGGCCAGCGCCTGTCGCGCCGTGACGGTGGCGACGCCGGACCCGCTGACGTTGGCGGCCACTTCGCGTCCCGTCAGCCGGCCGGCATCGGCCTTGCCGGAGCCGGCCAGGGAGACGTCCACCGAGTCGGCGGCGCCGGCGGCGCGCACATTGCCGCTGCCGGCCACTTCGATGGAGACGGATTTCGCTTCGATGGTGCCGGCATCGATCGAGCCGGAGCCCGCCAGTGCCAAAGCCACCTTGTCGCCGCGCAGCCGGTCCGCCCTGATACTGCCGGAGCCGGCGACACCCAGGCTGTCCATGGCGGGTGCCTGCACGGTCACCTTCAGGCGGCGCGGATCCAGTTGGGCGTTCTTCTTCGCGCGGATCTGCAGCACACCGTTCTCGACGACCGTTTCGATCAGCGGCAGCACATTATCGTCCGTCTCGATGGTGACTGCTTCGCCGCCGCCCGTGCGCACGTCCACTTGGCCACTGACGGCCAGCGAGACGCCATGGAAGCGGCCGGGCTGGCGCGTCTCGCGCGCCACGTTGCCGCTGCCTTTGACCTTGTCGCCGCCCAGCCAGCCGAATGGCGCAGCTTGCGTGGCAGCCACAGGGACCAGCAGGACCGTGGCGACAAGTATGGTGCGCAAGCTGCGCGAGGGCGTTGTGCTCATGGGCTCTCCAGTGCGTGACTCAGTGTGCGATTCATGACCGTATCGTAGACGAGCGGCGGCGGCACGGCAGCAAACGTGCGACAAACTGCACGGACGGCGGCACAGAATGCATGGTGGCGGCGCAGGATGGGGCGCCGGCCCGCGTCTGCGGTATCATTCGCCCCCGCGAAGAAAGTCTCATATGCTGATCATTACCATCAAACAGGGCAAGGAAAAGAGCCTGCTGTCCGGCGACCCCTGGATTTACCCGTCCGCCATCGAGAAGGTCGACGGCAAGCCGCAGGAGCGCAACCGCCCCGGCGCCACCGCCATCGTGCAATCGTCGGCACGCCAGTTCCTGGCGCGTGCCGCGTACAACGCGAAATCGCAGATTGCCGCCCGCGTCTGGACCCTGCGCGAGGACGAGCCGGTCGATCACGCGATGATGAAGCGGCGCGTGCAGGCCGCCATCGCGGCACGCGCCGGCACGCTGCGCACGGCCGACCCGCAGGCGCTGGTGCAGCTGGTCGACGGCGAGAAGGATGGCCTGCCCGGGCTGCTGGTCCACAGCTACGGCGGCCCCGCCGGCTACCTGGTCTGCCAGTTCAATGCCGGCGGCGTCGAATTGTGGAAGGTGCCCGTCGTGCAGGCGCTGCTGGCCGCCACTGGCTGCCAGAACGTCTACGAACGCTGCGACCCGCTGGTGCGCAAGGGCGAGGGCCTGCTGGTCAAGCCGGGCGCGCTGGCCGGCGACGAGCCGCCGTCGCGGCTGATGGTGAAGGAAGGCGGGCGTCTGGCGCCGATGGACATCCGCACCGGATTCACGTACCCGCGCTAGCCGCAACGCCAGTGCGCGCTTATTCCAACGGCACGGACCGATAGCGGTTCACATCGCCGCCGCCCACCGGCGGCGCATTGTTCCCCCAGGCGCTGCGCAGGTACGACACCAGCTGCGCCACTTCCACATCCCCCAGCACGTGACTGAACGGCGGCATGCCGTAAGGGCGCGGATTGCCGTGGGTGCCGGGCGGGAAGCCGCCGTTCAGCACGATGCGGATCGGGTTGGCGGCGTCCACCATCGTCAATGCACGGTTGCCGGCCAGCGGCGGATATGCCGGCGGCGCGCCTTCGCCGGCCGCGCCATGGCAGTCGACGCAATGTTTCTCGTACAGCCGTGCGCCCGCTTGCAAGAACGCCAGCGCTTCCGGCGTCTGCACCCTTTTGTACGGCTTCTCCGACCCTTCCGCACGCGGCAGCGATTTCAGGTACACGGCCATGGCGCGGACGTCATCGGCGCTCAGGTGCTGCAGGCTCTCGCGCACCACTTCGGCCATCGGCCCGAATACGGTGGCGCGCGGCGAAACGCCCGTGTGCAGCAGGCGTGCGATGTCGTCCACGGGCCAGCTGCCCAGCCCTGCCTCGGCGTCCGACGTCAGGGCCGGCGCATACCAGCCCAGCACGGGCACGAGGCCGCCGGACAGGTCGTCGTCGCTGCCGCCCAGTGCATTGCGGGCGCTGTGGCACGCGCTGCAGTGTCCCAGGCCCTGCACCAGGTAGGCGCCCCGGTTCCACTGCGCGGGTTGGGCCGGTTCTGGCTTGAACGAAGCAGGGTGGAAATACAGCGCACGCCACGCCGCCAGCGCGATCTGCTGGTTGTACGGGAAGCGCAGCCGGTGCGGCGCATTCGGCTGGCGCACCGCCGGTACCGTCCTGAAATAGGCGTACAGCGCATCCGCATCGTCGCGCGTGATGACCGTGTAGCTCGTGTAGGGGAAGGCTGGATAGAGCAGCCGGCCGTCGCGCGAGCGGCCGTTGTGCAGCGCATTCCAGAAGTCGTCCGCGCTCCAGGCACCGATGCCGGTCGCCACGTCCTGCGTGATGTTTGGCGCGATGACGGCGCCGAACGGCGTCTGAAGCGCCCGTCCGCCCGCGTAGGGGGCGCCACCGCGCACCGTGTGGCACGCCATGCAGTCGCCTGCGCGGGCCAGGTACGCACCACGGGCGATTTTTTCGGCGGCCGGCAGCGCCGCAAAAGCCGCGCCGGGCGGCGGCCCTGCATCGTGGCGGGGCCACAGCAGGCCCGCGCCGACGGCCACCAGCAGGACCGTTATCGCCAGCGGTATGGCGACGGGTTTTCTCATGGCTGGCCTCCATGTGCCGGTACACCGCCGCATGCCAGCGGCAGCGCTGCCGGCAGGGTGGTGGCGGGGCGCGCGTCGTCGTCCACGCGCTGGCTGGACAGCCACGCGGAAACCGCGGCGATATCGTCCGCGCTGAGCCGGCTGGCCACCTGCGCCATGCAGTCGGGCGCCTGCGCCTTGCGCACCTTGTTGCGCCATGCGCCGAACTGCGCGTTGATATAGTCGCGCGGCAGACCGACCAGGCCGGGAATCGCCGGCGCCACGCCCGTCAGCGCCCGTCCATGGCAGGCCACACAGGCGGGCACCTTGCGGCCGGCGTCGCCCTGCAGGACCAGCACGCGGCCGCGTTCCAGCTGCGCGGGCGTGGCGTCGCCGGCGGGCTGGCCGATGTGGGGCGGATGCTGCGCCGCGAACCAGCCGGCGATCTCGCGCAGATAGGGCTCCGGCAGCTGGCTGACCATATACGTCATCAAAGGATACTGGCGGCGCCCGTCCTGGAAATTGCGCAGCTGGTTGTACAGGTAGCCTTCCGGCTTGCCCGCGATGCGAGGAAAGAAGGCGTCGTTGCGGTCCTTCGCCTGGTGGCAGGCAAGGCAGGGCGCAAGGCGCTGCTCCAGCGTATCGGGCACCGCAGGGGCGGCGGTGGCAATGCGGGGCAGCAGCAGGGCCAGCAGGGCCAGCACGGCGGCGTGGCGCAGGGAGGGCAACAGTGGGTGAGTCGATTCGGTCATGGCTATTCCCTGGTCGGACTTCGTTGCGATGCGGCGATTTCAGTCCTTGCCGCGCTCTCCTGCCGTGCCGGCTTGGCGTGCCGGCGTCGGCCGTCGCGGCGTTCTCGGCGCGCGCGGCGGCGGCAGCGCATTGCCCAGCGCCAGCCAGTGCCGGTAGATCCGCAGCGCCACCTGGGCATCGTCGGCCGCGTACAGCATCTGCTTGTCCGTGAGGCGTGGAGCGGCCCAGTTGGTGGTGGAGATTTTTTTCGATTTGAGCAGTTTGCGCCCGAAGAACCTGGCCACGGCACTCTTCGCGCCCAGGTCGTGCTTCTGGCCTGGGGAGCGCAGCGCCACGGACAGGTCCGCCACCCGCGCAGGCTCGATGCCCAGCTTCGAGCGCACGCGCTTCATGTCATCGGACAGGCCGAAGCCCACCTTCAAGGTCTGATCCGCTTCCAGGATCGCCTTCAGCGCCGGCAGCACGGCCGCAATGTCGGTCCCAGGCGCGGTACCGACGGGGAACAGCCAGGCGGCAGCGTCATTGGCGAACTGCACCAGATGCGGACCGTCCGAGCTCTGCCCCTTGACGAACGTGGGTTTCGATTCGGTATCGAAGCCGATGGCGTCGCACGCCAGCAGGGCTTCCTGCGCGGCCTGCGCCTCGGCCGCCGTGCGCACCAGGTGCACGGCGGAGAGGGCAATGCCGTGATACGGCGGCAGCTCCGGCTCGGGCGCCGTGGCATGGGCGCGCTCGCGGTAGTCTGCCATCGGGGTGGCCATCAACCTTTGCGGGAGAATTTGGCGGTCAGCTGTTCCAGCTTTTCCTGGCGACGGCGGTTGGCTTCCTCTTCGGCCGCGGCATCGCGCTCGGCCTTCTTGCGGTCGGCTTCCTTGCGGAAGCGTTCCTGCAGCGTATCCTTGGCATGCTTGCGATGCACGTCCGTCACCTCGGCGCCTTTGGTGCCGTCCAGGTTGTAGCGGACCGTCGCCTTTTCCATCGTGCGCAGATAGCGCTGCGAACCCGTGTGGATGCCCAGTGCGGCGCGCATCAGTTTGCGGTCGATCCCCGGCATGGACGCCAGGATCTGCTTGTCGATACCGATCGACAGCGGCAGGCAGTCACGGAACGGCACGAACTGCTGCTGCAGCTGCTTGAGCAGTGCGCGAGCGCTGGTGGCGCCAGCCGGTGCGGCATGGGCCGTGCCTTCGGGTTGCGTCGGCTGTCCGTTTGCGGCGGTATCCACGTCGGCGGAGTTATCGACGCCCGTATCGACGCTGGTATCGACGTTCGAATCGGCAGGCTGGGAGGTAAGGCTAGTGTTCATCGACTTCACAGGTTAAGCAAGAGGCGTCAGCATACCACGCGCGCACGTCGCACGCGTTGCATTTTAGGTCATCATGGCCGTTCTGCCATGCTCCACGCTCGCTGGAATATGAGATGGTCTCATGTAAAAGCATCGCGAA
Encoded proteins:
- a CDS encoding copper chaperone PCu(A)C, whose protein sequence is MKRIIEIAIAAAVAAALSLPAVAQVTVKDPWARATVPAAKSSGAFMQVQSKTDARLVGVSSPAAGVAELHRMSMQDNRMTMAPVEAIDLPAGKTVALASGGYHIMLMGLTRQLKEGETIPVTLVVEGKDRKREKVEVQVPVRPLTYSPPAAH
- a CDS encoding TonB-dependent receptor; this translates as MQTKRTIAATPARTALALAALALAGTAAAQTMDVVTIQGGRPTSLPAQIPTTIEGITARQIEERINAFDSEDALKYFPSLNVRKRFTGDYDHAVLASRASGTGNSARSLVYADGILLSNLLGNGATYTPRWGMVTPEEIERVDVLYGPFSAAYPGNSVGAVVDYQTRMPKKLEGHVRIAGFAQRFEQYATKDNYYGRQGSASLGDRVGAFAWWIDVARLDSNGQPVGFANKLAASGTTAGAATAVTGAVPGRNASDRDWFILGATNQVHTVQDHAKVKLAYDVSPVLRASYTLGWWRNDAERRSASYLRDAAGNPVTSGSVAIGGGRYTLLPSDFAPARGELEHLMHGLSLKRHAKDVFDWELAYSRYDYRKDLARVPTIFAATPDSPGAGNVTDMHGSGWNTAALKGTWRPDSAHVVDMGVQRDAARLRTRVVNSPDWIAGTAGRPVSTFNGETRLESVYLQDTWRIDERWKATLGARLERWRAFGGEMAAAGGGLLPFAARSETSWSPKAALAWRADDAWTLKASAGRAIRNPTAAELFQGSIVDERIVNTDPNLRAERSWTGELTAERMTDAGSLRATLFRETTRDALYSQPLTATVSTVQNVGRIRTTGLELAQQAGDVWLRGLSISSSLTYADSRIVANDAFPASVGKRQPRVPRWRANALASYAMSDRWTGTLGVRYSGRQYGTLDNSDPNGLTYMGVSDYLVADARLRYRFDAHWSGALGIDNLNGEKYWAFHPYTQRTLVAELKFDL
- a CDS encoding head GIN domain-containing protein, which codes for MSTTPSRSLRTILVATVLLVPVAATQAAPFGWLGGDKVKGSGNVARETRQPGRFHGVSLAVSGQVDVRTGGGEAVTIETDDNVLPLIETVVENGVLQIRAKKNAQLDPRRLKVTVQAPAMDSLGVAGSGSIRADRLRGDKVALALAGSGSIDAGTIEAKSVSIEVAGSGNVRAAGAADSVDVSLAGSGKADAGRLTGREVAANVSGSGVATVTARQALAAAITGSGNIAYYGDPQLSRAVTGSGTVRRLGDAR
- a CDS encoding SAM-dependent methyltransferase, coding for MLIITIKQGKEKSLLSGDPWIYPSAIEKVDGKPQERNRPGATAIVQSSARQFLARAAYNAKSQIAARVWTLREDEPVDHAMMKRRVQAAIAARAGTLRTADPQALVQLVDGEKDGLPGLLVHSYGGPAGYLVCQFNAGGVELWKVPVVQALLAATGCQNVYERCDPLVRKGEGLLVKPGALAGDEPPSRLMVKEGGRLAPMDIRTGFTYPR
- a CDS encoding c-type cytochrome, with protein sequence MRKPVAIPLAITVLLVAVGAGLLWPRHDAGPPPGAAFAALPAAEKIARGAYLARAGDCMACHTVRGGAPYAGGRALQTPFGAVIAPNITQDVATGIGAWSADDFWNALHNGRSRDGRLLYPAFPYTSYTVITRDDADALYAYFRTVPAVRQPNAPHRLRFPYNQQIALAAWRALYFHPASFKPEPAQPAQWNRGAYLVQGLGHCSACHSARNALGGSDDDLSGGLVPVLGWYAPALTSDAEAGLGSWPVDDIARLLHTGVSPRATVFGPMAEVVRESLQHLSADDVRAMAVYLKSLPRAEGSEKPYKRVQTPEALAFLQAGARLYEKHCVDCHGAAGEGAPPAYPPLAGNRALTMVDAANPIRIVLNGGFPPGTHGNPRPYGMPPFSHVLGDVEVAQLVSYLRSAWGNNAPPVGGGDVNRYRSVPLE
- a CDS encoding c-type cytochrome; its protein translation is MTESTHPLLPSLRHAAVLALLALLLPRIATAAPAVPDTLEQRLAPCLACHQAKDRNDAFFPRIAGKPEGYLYNQLRNFQDGRRQYPLMTYMVSQLPEPYLREIAGWFAAQHPPHIGQPAGDATPAQLERGRVLVLQGDAGRKVPACVACHGRALTGVAPAIPGLVGLPRDYINAQFGAWRNKVRKAQAPDCMAQVASRLSADDIAAVSAWLSSQRVDDDARPATTLPAALPLACGGVPAHGGQP
- a CDS encoding 3'-5' exonuclease — encoded protein: MADYRERAHATAPEPELPPYHGIALSAVHLVRTAAEAQAAQEALLACDAIGFDTESKPTFVKGQSSDGPHLVQFANDAAAWLFPVGTAPGTDIAAVLPALKAILEADQTLKVGFGLSDDMKRVRSKLGIEPARVADLSVALRSPGQKHDLGAKSAVARFFGRKLLKSKKISTTNWAAPRLTDKQMLYAADDAQVALRIYRHWLALGNALPPPRAPRTPRRPTPARQAGTAGERGKD
- a CDS encoding ProQ/FINO family protein; the protein is MKSMNTSLTSQPADSNVDTSVDTGVDNSADVDTAANGQPTQPEGTAHAAPAGATSARALLKQLQQQFVPFRDCLPLSIGIDKQILASMPGIDRKLMRAALGIHTGSQRYLRTMEKATVRYNLDGTKGAEVTDVHRKHAKDTLQERFRKEADRKKAERDAAAEEEANRRRQEKLEQLTAKFSRKG